From the genome of Winogradskyella forsetii, one region includes:
- a CDS encoding efflux RND transporter permease subunit codes for MLKTFIERPVLSTVISIIIVMLGVISITSLPIEEYPDIAPPTIKVAASYPGANAETVLESVIIPIEEQINGVEGMTYITSTASNNGSADITVYFDQSMDADIAAVNVQNRVARANPLLPQEVKQTGVTTQKQETSALMFLSMYTDSEDYDATFIQNYLKINVIPALQRIKGVGDVSVFSQKDYAMRIWLQPEKLAAYNLIPSDITAVLQEQNLEAAAGALGENSGESFSYVLTYSGRFKETKQYGDIVIKALGDGEFLRLNDVAKIELDAQSYSSNAESLGNSAVFMGIFQTKGSNAQEIIEEIKTTLDGIEKDLPEGLHIFVPYDTSLFLNASIDKVISTLMEAFLLVFLVVFIFLQDFRSTLIPAIAVPVSIIGTFFFLNLFGYSINLLTLFALVLAIGIVVDDAIVVVEAVHAKMDDGEKKPKTATLKAMNEISGAIVSITLVMSAVFIPVTFISGPTGVFYEQFGVTLIIAILISAVNALTLSPALCALLLKEHKYDEELKRKNPLQRFFTVFNRGFNATVSKYGKSLEFLYKRKWLSALLLIIAAVGIFWASKTTPTGFVPNEDRGIVFVNIELPAGASLDRTDAVTKDLYARTVDMEGVEGLSFVKGRSLISGAGSNYAIGFLKLKDWSEREDPSLSSQAVIGKLFGIAATIPEANIIFFSPPSIRGFGNSAGFEVNLLDKFGGEFTDLDKANQEFTMALMKYPEIQYAQSAFNTKYPQYEMEVNVPLAKEKGVPINSIFSTLQGYIGGVYASDFSRFGKQFRVYIQSLPEDRAKADDLNSMYVRTNTGSMAPITQFVTLKRVYGPQSVTRFNLFNSTSITGATNPGYSTGDAIRVIEEEVAKLPSNYTVAYSGLTREEVNAGNQTTFIFILSILFVYFLLSAQYESYLVPLAVVLSLPFGVFGAYISTKFFGLENNIYFQIALIMLVGLLAKNAILIVEFALQRRKNGESLVDSAINGAKARLRPILMTSFAFILGLMPLVLAQGVGAEGNNSIGTGAAGGMLIGTILGVFVIPILFIVFQWLQEKVSSKPLVTETKEQ; via the coding sequence ATGTTAAAGACATTTATTGAAAGACCTGTTCTTTCAACAGTTATTTCTATTATTATAGTTATGCTAGGTGTGATAAGCATTACTAGCTTACCAATAGAAGAATATCCAGATATTGCTCCGCCAACAATTAAAGTAGCAGCGTCATATCCTGGCGCCAATGCAGAAACTGTTTTAGAGAGTGTTATTATACCTATTGAAGAACAAATTAACGGTGTAGAAGGCATGACCTACATTACATCTACAGCTTCGAATAATGGTAGCGCAGATATTACGGTTTATTTTGACCAAAGTATGGATGCTGATATTGCGGCAGTTAACGTTCAAAACCGTGTGGCAAGAGCTAATCCATTGTTACCTCAAGAGGTAAAACAAACAGGTGTTACGACGCAAAAACAAGAGACGAGTGCATTAATGTTCCTATCGATGTATACAGATAGTGAAGATTATGATGCTACCTTTATTCAAAATTATTTAAAAATCAATGTCATACCAGCCTTGCAACGTATTAAAGGTGTGGGAGATGTAAGTGTGTTTTCGCAAAAAGATTATGCTATGCGAATCTGGTTGCAACCAGAAAAATTAGCAGCCTATAATTTAATTCCTTCAGATATTACTGCAGTTTTACAAGAGCAAAACCTAGAAGCGGCAGCTGGTGCTTTAGGTGAAAACAGCGGCGAATCATTTTCTTATGTTTTAACTTATAGTGGACGATTTAAAGAAACCAAACAGTATGGGGACATTGTTATTAAAGCGTTAGGTGATGGTGAATTTTTACGTCTAAATGATGTAGCTAAAATAGAACTCGATGCGCAATCCTATTCTTCAAATGCTGAAAGTTTAGGAAATTCTGCGGTTTTTATGGGAATCTTTCAAACCAAAGGTTCTAATGCTCAAGAAATTATTGAAGAGATAAAAACCACACTTGATGGTATTGAGAAAGACTTACCAGAAGGATTACACATTTTTGTGCCCTATGATACCAGTTTATTTCTAAATGCCTCTATAGATAAAGTGATAAGTACCTTAATGGAAGCCTTTTTATTAGTATTCTTGGTGGTGTTTATTTTTCTTCAGGACTTTCGTTCCACGTTAATTCCTGCAATAGCAGTTCCCGTATCTATTATTGGTACGTTCTTTTTTCTGAATTTGTTTGGGTACTCAATTAACTTATTAACCCTATTTGCATTAGTGTTGGCCATTGGTATTGTTGTGGATGATGCCATTGTGGTTGTGGAAGCGGTCCACGCAAAAATGGATGATGGTGAGAAAAAACCAAAAACAGCGACCCTAAAAGCGATGAATGAAATATCAGGAGCCATTGTGTCCATTACACTGGTAATGTCTGCGGTGTTCATTCCAGTGACATTTATCTCTGGTCCAACAGGTGTGTTTTATGAGCAGTTTGGAGTAACACTGATTATAGCCATTTTGATTTCTGCAGTAAACGCATTGACGTTGAGTCCAGCATTATGTGCTTTATTATTAAAAGAACACAAATATGACGAAGAACTAAAAAGAAAAAATCCGCTACAACGTTTCTTCACCGTTTTTAATCGTGGATTCAACGCTACGGTATCTAAATATGGAAAGTCTCTTGAGTTCTTATACAAAAGAAAATGGCTCTCTGCCCTATTATTAATTATAGCAGCAGTCGGAATTTTTTGGGCCTCTAAAACTACACCTACAGGGTTTGTACCTAATGAAGATAGAGGAATTGTATTTGTAAATATAGAATTACCTGCTGGTGCCTCGTTAGATAGAACAGATGCTGTAACAAAAGATTTATATGCCAGAACAGTAGATATGGAAGGTGTTGAAGGATTGTCTTTTGTAAAGGGACGAAGTTTAATAAGTGGTGCTGGTAGTAATTACGCTATTGGGTTTTTAAAACTGAAAGATTGGAGCGAACGTGAAGATCCTTCATTGTCTTCACAGGCCGTGATAGGAAAATTATTTGGTATTGCTGCAACGATCCCAGAAGCCAACATTATCTTCTTCTCTCCACCAAGTATTAGAGGTTTCGGTAATTCTGCAGGTTTTGAAGTAAACCTATTGGATAAATTTGGAGGTGAATTTACAGATTTAGACAAAGCCAATCAGGAGTTTACCATGGCGTTGATGAAATACCCTGAAATTCAGTATGCACAATCGGCTTTCAACACAAAATATCCACAATATGAAATGGAAGTCAACGTTCCATTGGCCAAAGAAAAAGGCGTGCCTATTAACAGTATTTTTTCAACACTTCAGGGTTATATAGGTGGTGTGTATGCTTCAGATTTTTCAAGATTTGGTAAGCAGTTTAGAGTTTATATTCAATCGTTACCAGAAGATAGAGCAAAGGCAGATGACCTAAACAGTATGTATGTTAGAACCAATACTGGTAGCATGGCGCCGATTACACAATTTGTAACTCTTAAACGCGTATATGGCCCGCAGTCGGTAACACGTTTTAACCTCTTTAACTCTACATCGATTACAGGAGCTACAAATCCTGGATATAGTACAGGAGATGCAATTAGGGTTATTGAAGAAGAAGTCGCCAAACTGCCTAGTAATTACACAGTAGCCTATTCTGGCTTAACGCGTGAGGAGGTAAATGCAGGTAACCAGACGACGTTTATTTTCATTTTAAGTATTTTGTTTGTGTATTTCTTGCTTAGTGCACAATATGAAAGCTACTTGGTACCTCTAGCCGTTGTACTCTCATTACCATTTGGAGTTTTTGGAGCTTATATAAGCACCAAGTTTTTCGGATTGGAAAACAATATTTATTTCCAAATTGCTCTAATTATGCTTGTTGGATTATTAGCTAAAAATGCCATATTAATTGTAGAGTTCGCTTTGCAGCGTAGAAAAAATGGAGAGAGTTTAGTAGATTCAGCCATAAATGGTGCCAAAGCCCGTTTAAGACCAATCTTAATGACGTCATTCGCCTTTATTTTAGGACTAATGCCATTAGTGTTGGCACAAGGTGTCGGTGCAGAAGGAAATAACTCGATTGGTACTGGAGCAGCAGGAGGAATGTTAATCGGAACGATCTTAGGAGTCTTTGTAATCCCAATATTATTCATAGTTTTTCAATGGTTACAAGAAAAAGTATCCAGTAAACCATTAGTAACTGAAACAAAAGAGCAGTAA
- a CDS encoding efflux RND transporter periplasmic adaptor subunit yields the protein MKRRNSYSVIALFAFALMLTGCKNEEQAPQQQAVPPAPFPVTQLEQKTVTGNEEYPTNIEGIVNSEVRAKVSGYIQKVLVDEGQKVRKGQTLFKLETQSLSQDAGAAKARINVAQVEVDKLIPLVEKNIISPVQLETAKANLAQAKANYSSVAANIGYATIKSPVNGNVGAINFREGTLVSPNDPEPLTTVSDISKVYAFFSLNESQYLDFLQNAEGKTLEDKLKSYSNVNLILANGSTYSEKGKIQTSTGQVNQNTGTVSLRAVFDNPNQLLTNGNSGKIQIPTVYENVIVVPQEATYEQQGKIMLFKLGEGNKVINTIVQVKAAVDNLYVIESGLTTEDKIVTTGVGKLKNDMIISPQEVPFEDVTKPIKPIFKN from the coding sequence ATGAAAAGAAGAAACTCATATTCAGTCATAGCACTGTTTGCATTTGCATTAATGTTAACAGGTTGTAAGAATGAAGAACAAGCGCCACAGCAGCAGGCAGTACCTCCTGCACCTTTTCCAGTGACGCAACTAGAGCAAAAAACAGTAACAGGAAATGAAGAATACCCTACAAACATAGAAGGTATTGTTAATAGTGAGGTAAGAGCAAAAGTCTCTGGATATATACAAAAGGTTTTGGTCGATGAAGGTCAAAAAGTACGTAAAGGACAAACGTTGTTTAAACTAGAAACTCAATCCTTAAGTCAAGATGCTGGCGCTGCCAAAGCACGTATTAATGTTGCACAAGTAGAAGTGGATAAATTAATCCCTCTTGTAGAAAAAAATATAATTAGTCCTGTACAGTTAGAAACCGCAAAGGCCAACTTAGCTCAAGCAAAAGCCAATTATAGTAGCGTTGCTGCCAATATAGGATATGCCACAATTAAAAGTCCTGTAAATGGGAATGTAGGAGCTATTAATTTTAGAGAGGGAACTTTGGTAAGTCCTAATGATCCAGAACCTTTAACAACCGTTAGCGATATAAGTAAAGTATATGCGTTTTTTAGTTTGAATGAATCACAATATCTGGATTTTTTACAAAATGCTGAAGGAAAAACGTTAGAAGACAAACTTAAAAGTTATTCTAATGTCAATCTAATTTTAGCTAACGGAAGCACTTATTCTGAAAAAGGAAAAATACAAACTAGTACTGGACAGGTTAACCAAAATACAGGAACCGTAAGTTTAAGAGCTGTTTTTGATAACCCTAATCAACTATTAACCAATGGAAATAGTGGTAAAATACAAATACCAACAGTATATGAAAATGTTATTGTTGTGCCACAAGAAGCCACTTATGAACAGCAAGGAAAAATTATGCTTTTCAAACTTGGTGAAGGCAATAAAGTAATTAATACCATTGTACAGGTTAAAGCAGCGGTAGACAATTTATATGTCATCGAGTCAGGTCTTACTACAGAAGACAAAATTGTGACAACTGGAGTAGGTAAGCTAAAAAATGATATGATAATATCCCCTCAAGAAGTCCCTTTTGAAGACGTTACAAAGCCTATCAAACCAATATTTAAAAACTAG
- a CDS encoding GbsR/MarR family transcriptional regulator, translating into MITCSQKRALIEKLGVFLESKEQLSPLAAQIKAYIILKGKSGTTFDDLVTDLCASKSTISTHLNHLQDLKKILYFTKLGDRKKYFIVNKDSIVQSIDDMVETWVNEKQLHLEIKEYKKCINESKDLEQESKFNLEFHDDYIEYLDAATKALQKLRKKIIEKNTKL; encoded by the coding sequence ATGATCACTTGTAGCCAAAAAAGAGCGCTCATAGAAAAGTTGGGCGTTTTTCTAGAAAGTAAAGAACAACTGTCACCTCTTGCTGCTCAAATAAAAGCGTATATAATTCTCAAAGGGAAATCTGGAACCACTTTTGACGATCTTGTAACTGACCTTTGTGCCAGTAAAAGTACTATATCCACCCATCTAAATCATTTGCAGGATTTAAAGAAAATTTTGTATTTCACGAAACTTGGAGACCGAAAAAAATATTTTATCGTCAATAAAGATAGTATTGTGCAAAGTATAGATGATATGGTAGAGACTTGGGTTAATGAAAAACAATTACACCTAGAGATAAAAGAGTATAAAAAGTGTATAAACGAATCCAAAGATTTAGAACAAGAATCAAAATTCAATCTAGAGTTTCATGATGATTATATAGAATATTTAGACGCAGCTACAAAGGCATTACAGAAACTTAGAAAAAAAATCATAGAAAAAAACACTAAACTTTAA